A segment of the Candidatus Protochlamydia naegleriophila genome:
TATTACCCAAAAGCAATTTCATGCATTTGTCAATAGCTTTCACAAGACAGAGCAGTTGATCATCCAATACTATTTGACATATGGCTATTATGTGGCTGCAGCGGATGGTGTTTTAATTCTCTTAGACAATGCTCGCTTTTTCAATCACTCCAATGAGCCCAATAGTGGCGGCTGCCCAGAAGCTTCAGGAAGCCTGGGAGACCAATGCTCGGTGGCCCTGCGCGACATCAAAAAGGGAGAGGAATTGACAGAGTCTTATCAAACCTATGACTCTTCGGTTTGGCTGGAAAGCTTATGCCAACGCTATGGCATACACCATACACATGACTAATGACAAGGCCTGCTTAGAGCAGGCCTTAAAACCCAACTTAGGTAACAAGTTGGGTTTTACCCATAAAAGCTACCGTTAAGCTATTAACTCTTTGGCTGTTATCTAACAGATGATTGCTGGCAGATGATTGCTGGGCAATAAATATCTAATCCTTATCAGCTGGGCGTATCATAACACGTCCTTGTCTCCTTCCCGATAAATATAAGAAGATCCACTGGATCATGACCAATAGGCGGCGTCTAAAGCTCACAAGGTAGAGAATGTGGACAAACGACCACACGAGCCACGCCAAAACGCCTGAGAACATCCATTTGCCAACCATTGCAACAGCTTCGCCCCGGCCAATCGTAGCAATGGTCCCTTTATCAAAGTAGGCGAATGGTTTGCGTTCCCCTTCCGGAATACCTTTCTTAATCAGATTGGCCACATATCTTCCCTGTTGGATGGCGACAGGAGCAATGCCAGGCAAGGGCTCTTCTTGCGCATTCAAACAGCAGGCGGCATCACCGATCACGAATACATTAGAAAAGCCGGGAATCGTCAGATCGGGATTGACTAAGACTCTTCCTTGCCGATCTAAGGGTACCTCTAAGGTTGTCAAAAGAGGAGAAGCCTGATTCCCTGCTGCCCAAATAACCGTCGAAGCTGGAAGAAACATTCCTCCCATGTAAACGCCCCGCGGCGTCACATCGGTCACAAAGGCATTTAAAATCACCTCAACTCCCAATTGCTGTAAATCGCTGTACGCTTTTTGAGCCAAAGAAGGGGCAAAGCTTGGCAGAACTTGGGCGCCTCCTTCGATCAAATAAATTTTAGAGTCGCCGGGATTGATATGGCGAAAATTTTTGAACAGGGTCCGATGAGCAAATTCGGCAATCGACCCCGCCATCTCCACTCCCGTCGGGCCTGCACCAATGATGGCAAAACGCAGATAACTCTTTGCCTCTTCTGGATCGCCGC
Coding sequences within it:
- a CDS encoding SET domain-containing protein produces the protein MLLVRTVVKPSTIAGMGIFADEDIKKGQAIWRYSPDTCQLITQKQFHAFVNSFHKTEQLIIQYYLTYGYYVAAADGVLILLDNARFFNHSNEPNSGGCPEASGSLGDQCSVALRDIKKGEELTESYQTYDSSVWLESLCQRYGIHHTHD
- a CDS encoding NAD(P)/FAD-dependent oxidoreductase yields the protein MVKVVIIGGGFGGLNAAKALKRSDVELLVIDRTNHHVFQPLLYQVATAALSVENIASPIREILKNQSNATVIMAQIEKIDLKNKSIEAADGQRFDYDYLIVAPGARHAYFGHDLWEEYAPGLKTVADAVRIREKILLAFEKAERCGDPEEAKSYLRFAIIGAGPTGVEMAGSIAEFAHRTLFKNFRHINPGDSKIYLIEGGAQVLPSFAPSLAQKAYSDLQQLGVEVILNAFVTDVTPRGVYMGGMFLPASTVIWAAGNQASPLLTTLEVPLDRQGRVLVNPDLTIPGFSNVFVIGDAACCLNAQEEPLPGIAPVAIQQGRYVANLIKKGIPEGERKPFAYFDKGTIATIGRGEAVAMVGKWMFSGVLAWLVWSFVHILYLVSFRRRLLVMIQWIFLYLSGRRQGRVMIRPADKD